Part of the Antechinus flavipes isolate AdamAnt ecotype Samford, QLD, Australia chromosome 2, AdamAnt_v2, whole genome shotgun sequence genome is shown below.
tcttaaatacaatttttatcatttaattctTGCTCAAAAATTTTCATCTAAAGCCTACTTCCTTAAAGTAATGTGATTATGGGTTTGACTTTACAAGTCACAGAAAAGAATGACAGGCAGGTCAATGGGCTCTCAGTGTACATGCTTTCACTTATTCTGCTCTtgatgtttctttctctgtacagaaaaagaaaaagcacaagGTGGGTGTAACAGGGCAGGGGCTACCCAAAGTAGCAGAGCATGGAGGTGGTGATGTGATGGTTAGAGCAGGCACCCTCTCCCATGCAATCAGCACAAGGGCTTGGGCTGCTGCTGCTATTTACAATTCTGCTACCTATCCCTGAGAGGTTTTACTAACTGTAGAGTTAATTATGTAACATAATCTTTGCTGTTAGTCGAAGAGtgaattaataaatggttattagcATCTCTCATCCTCTGTAAGCATGCAATCTGTGCTCTTTAACTGGAGTGAGAAGAACATGGCAATGTCTGAATGCTATGTAAACTCTGAGGATGTCATCTTCCCTTCATATGATGCTCAAGGATAGACATAGGAAGCCTACTGATACTTAGCTGTCTGTATCCCATTTCCAAggaggatggagaaggaaaaatttcTAGTAGAGAGGAAAACTAAAAATGCAGGGCATTTTGctaaattttaatctatttttacttatgtttattttaaattccaaattctgtccctccTCCATCTattgaaaagacaagaaataggATAATTTCCATGACCCattacaatgaaaagaaaaaattttccctCGGGAGATTATAACTATCTCCTTCCTCTAGAAcagaagtttttaattttctcaaaataaggtttttaaatctaatataaaataaaatcattttaatttaaataaatcaaaaacatctaaaaatttaaaaatataaggcTACAAGGGAAGCTAATattgaaattatattgaaataaaatatattgaatatataaatatatattgaatatgtaaaatatatattgaatatataaaatatattaaaaatatagtgAAATAAACCTAGATTAAATCCAAGATTTTATAAGATGAAAAGCCAACACCCCACAATTGAATTCCCTAGGTGTGGTGCCATACACGCTATAATCACATCATTTCTAAAAGTGGCTATGTTCTAGGTCTCTTCACAGGGCACAGGGCAAAACCcttaagcacttcacaaatatttatttcacaaCCCTCCTCCTCCCACATTCATAATAAAAGAAACTCAAGTTGAATGAAAGAGTCTCAAGAGACTAGAGTAGGGTTTAATAACAACCCTCTAATGAATgaagaatttaagaaaagaagCTGGAAATTGTCATTACTATTctttgaaggagaagaaaaattctaaaattattagtctcagaacttaataaaaatctcattttccagGCAAGGCAACTGAAGCCAAAAAGATTATGGAACCgaacttttaaaatgaagtaattggACTAGAAGATCTCTAGAATTCTTAAAGAAATGTTTAACTGAATccttataaaataaagtatattatatagcaatatacatatgtatatcaatcaataaacatttattaagtacctcctatgtgtcaggcattgtgctaatcacAGAGACTATaaatagaggcaaaagactataaaaaagagtccctggtctcaaggagcttcccacctaatgataaaaacaaatacatgcaaagcaaTGTGAATTATAAGCCTTACTcaacatcaataaaatcataggtctagcTCAAAAGAAAGTGAGATGCAGAGTACTTCCTATATTTCAATCAGAACATGTCACGtagattgaatgcagaagcaaATGTCTTCTCCAAAGCCAGGATTTAGAGATTTACAAAAAAATGATAGGGATGTAGAAAAGATTTGTTGATCAAGTAAAGGTAGAGTATCACCATACatgaatatttaacaaccagctctccaaggaaaaaaaagaagtatgttaacacattttaaaatttaaattggttttaaaaatttgttccaTCACTTCCTCAAGTctatagaaattaataaaataaatcaaaactatgATTTGAAGTTTTTGTCAATTTCTGAGCAGCAAATATACTGAAGATTTAACTAACGCCCAGCTGGTCCAAGCCAGCTGCATCACACCTCTGAGAATAGGTTGAACTATTTGAAGTCTAGAGTCACTCTCATCTCTGTAATCCATGAAAGTGAGAGTGATTTATTTGCCCCAAATCATCTAGCTAGTTAAGTGCAGGCTGACTCCTGGTTCTCTGCTTTTCTGTTAACTCCTATCCCTGTCTCTGTTTACCTCTCTGCTTAATCTTTGCTGCATTTAATCTCTGAATTACTGCTACTTGACAGGAGACAATGTCTGCATGGCTTGCAGGCAACCAATGAAGCCTGTGAATGTCTCCTTTCCAGAGTCCTTTCAGGTCTCTAACGCTAGCGACCTTTCCTCTTTCCaacaccttccttcctttctccagcCTATCATCTTCGTGTCTGACAGAGCAAACAGCAATAAGGAACTGGGAATGGACCATGAATCTAAGGAGGGCCAGGACAAAACAAACTCTGATAAGCCCGAAAAACCAACTCAGGTTTCTGAAGCATGTGGAATAATGGGGGAGATTTATGTGGTATCCTGGGTGGGTTTCTAGAGTGGAGATTCTCTTTTATAACTAAGAGCTTTGATTTGCAatattacatctttttttctcttcaccaTCCCTTTTCCAAACTAAAAAGAAGTTGTTCTTGATTGAGGGGAAAATGTTGAGCAACTTCTTTAAAGGGTCTAATAAAGTAGCTACCAGCACCTGGCCCTGTCCAAAAGGTAGTAGGAGAGCACCTTGTCATCCTCATTCACCAGTCAGAAAAcacaaaaaggaacaaaaggatccgaagaagaaaagagaacattcttCTGGGTATCATATCTTGCCTTTCAGGATCAGGTTCTGGGTCCAAGAAAAAGTGGAATTAAAGAGAATCATAGGATGGATTtagctctttttaacaataaagtgattcaaggcaattccaatagacttgtgatggaaagagctatctcCATCCAGGGAGAAGTATagagactggatgtggatcaaagcatagtatgttctctttttgttgttgcttatttgcttgggttttttccttgtgtttttttttttcttttcaccttttgagctgatttttcttgtgcagcataatgaatatgaaaatatgtttagaagaattgtacatgtttaacttattttgaattacttgctgtctatgagAAGGGCTAaggaagatggagggagaaaaatttgaaacacaaggttttgcagaggtgaatgttgaaaactatctttgaatatatttggaaaaataaaaaactatttttaaaaaattagagaatcaCAGGAGACAACAGCACAGAGAGTAAGTACTGCAGGCTATAATGGGGTAAGGAATTGAAGGAATGAGAGTCAGTTATGTGCAATATATCAGGGAGAAGAGACATGGAAAGAGATGCCTGAGGGAAATTAAGGTTAGTTGCCCAATGAAGTTTAGCCTTATAAAATTGAGATTtccagacagaaagatagagatggCTTGGATTAGGATGGTCTTGTCTCCTTTATCCCTAATGAAGCCTTACAATTTTATGCAGTAAGGCTGTAAAAATCTCCTCTGactacataaaaaagaaaacaagcaaggagaatgatgagaagaaaaagaagatattacTGATGGATGCTTAGTTGGAATCTGGAGAGCTATATTGAACTGAAAGTCTCCTTTGGGTCATAGAGAGCttgcccttcctttcctttcatggCTTTCTACTGGGGACCCATCCACCTTCTCCTTCTGTTTGACCCTTGCATTTGTGCCCCACAGCCAACCTCAGGTAACACTGACCGAGAGAGCGAGGAGCAAGTGCAATTCAAGAACATTTTTCGGCAGATTGCGGGTGATGTGAGTACTTTCAAAGCAGTTATCTCTAAAGATCTTACAGATGCTTTCATTCcactattcctcctcctcctcctctctatcCCAGGGTTCTAGACAAGTAGAGTCTTAACCAAATCTAGGTGACAGATTAAAGGTACATGGACTCATCTTCTTGCCCACACCATAATGAtgactccttttccttccctactCTAAGTTAGGCAGAATATTACTGGGAACTTTGCAATAGCTTTAAAATCAGAGTTATAAACTCTAACTTCACAAAGAATCTCTTAGCTTTCCCACCGTACTCATTGTCATCAGGATGCTGTCTTAGATTAATGGCATAATGACATACCATCATCCTTgttaaaaaatcatatgatatgctttctattatttctaggatataaatatataaaaataaatatgtatatatacatataaaatgtggATACATACATGAAAATACATTAAGCAACTATCTATGGATTGGGCTGAGTACTGTACAGATACCTGTGATCTTGGGacttccattcattcattcaaccaatCAAGTATTAAGTGCTTAGcatgtgctgggcactgtactaagcactgaggattaaaagatgaaaattaaataactcatgccctcaaggagcttacactctattAGGGGATGGAAGATGTACAtagacatataaaaaataaatatctggtCATTTTTTTTACTAGATGATAACCTAGTCCTGCAGTCAGAAAGATACCTCTTCCTGAGTTTAATCTGGActcatactagctatgtgatcctgggaaagttacttaattctgcttgcctcatttttctcatctgtaaaataaactggagaaggaagtggcaaataaatctagtatctttgccaagaaaacaaggggtcataaagagctggatacaactgaaaaatgaccaaacaacaaaatTTTTCTTAGTACTGGGAGTtgggagaagcaaaaaaaaaaaaaaaggttcaaatcACTTAGGCAGAGTTCTGAAAGAAACAAGGGATTCTAAGATACAAAAGTGGGGTGGGAATACATTCTAACACTCATGAGGGACTGTAGGTGCAATAGTATACGTACAAATTAGCAAGGTTAGTTTGACCAGAGAATGTAGGAAGGGGAGAAATATATGACAAAGTTAGAAAGCTAGGTTGGGGTCATATTGTAAAAGTCTTGAAAAGCTAAgcagagaaaattatatttgatccttgagaGAACAGAATCAAtggagttttattttgttttatttttcattctgaacAGACATTAACATGTTCATACTCATACCTGGACCTCTTATTCCTCATTATGATGAGAGTGAAACTCCAGTAAACATAGTAAATCCAAGAAATATATCATACTGTATATTTCTTCCTGGGTCAAATAGCCAGATAACTAaaaatttatgttatctaatcCCAAGTAGGCCTTCACTGCAACAAAACAGTCCTTCCTCCCTCTAATTAATTCTCTCACTCACTCACTACAGAAACTCCCTCTCCTCAAACTCCCATGACAATACTTCCTCTCACTTCCTCATCTGAGGACCTTGCCTCATACTTCACCAAAAAAATTTAAGGCCATTTATTGAAAGGTTTCTCCTTCTCATCTCACATCTCACTATCTCATCATACAATCCAGAATCTGATGAAGAAGTGGTCCTTCTCCATACCCAAGCCAACCCTTCTACATATATCCTCACTTCCACCTCCACCAGCTTCTCTATAGCAGATAGTCTCCATCAACAGTCCCCCCTCACTTTCCATTTGTCAGCCTTTCCTTAGCTACTGGTTCCTTCCCAGCTGACTACAAAAATGGCTGTCCCCATCTTTAACATTCACTGGATTCTACCACTCCTGCTAACTATCATaaaatatctcttctctttttcttagctaaattcttttttaagtcaTTTATACTGGTGCCTCCActtcttttctaaattctctgCAGTCTGGCTTctaaccttatcatttaactgaaACTAGGCTCTCCAAAGTAACCACTGAAGCTTTAAGAGTCAAATCTGATGGACTTTCCTCAATCCTCAGCCTTCTTGACCCTTTTGCTGCATTTGACATAATTGGTgacctttttctggatgcttttttcctctttgggtcTTTATGATGTTTCCTCCTAATGTTTTCATATGTCTGATGACTCTTTAGGCTTCTTTGCTTGTAAAGGGCTGAacctctgaataggtgcactggaatcagacaaccaagtacttaagactaattacttattggacaatactctattaagatgtgcttgggaaatggcccttCTTGCTATTCTGTGCTgcctcaatcttttggtgtatacagataattgtaggagggattcgggggtggaggaagacaagccagagtcactttagaggaggacaaggagaaggGGGGTCGGGAGGCAGAGAGCTTGTGGCGGCTTCATCCAtctccttcttcccctaaagaccaaagacttttgctgttcctgactctggctgatcctgggGTCAAGAGAACTGACCCGGACTTCACATTTGCTAAAATGAGTATCCCCAAGACTCtgtccttatctcttttcatttctttttgatatgtttTAACTTGGTAATTTCATCAGCtccattgatttaatcttatctTAGTACAGATGATTCCCAGAAATACAGAACCAACCTCTGAGCTCTACTcccatttcatcaattcttttGGATATTCCAGGAACATCTTAACCAACCTCCAAAATAGTGATCATTTCCCCACAAATCTTTTCAGAACTTCCTGATTTCTGTTAAGAACACCATCACTCTCTGTCATTCAAGTTACAATTTCCATGTTATCTGTAACTATTCACTCTCTCTCATCCCATATAGCCAACTAGATACCAAATCTTACTGTATTGTTCTCTATATCTTTTGAATAGCTCTGTCCCCTTCTGTTATAGCAGCAGTATCATCTCGATCCAAGCCATCATCTCTCATCTGGGTGATTGAATTAGCCTTCTAATTAGTCTCCCTAAGTTAGATATTTCACTACTTTGATCCATCTTCCATACAACTGCCTaagtggttttcctaaagcacaggttcctataatcaataaatttcaatgacttcctattagttttaggatcaaatataaatttctctgtttATCATTTAAAACTTTCTTGAACCCAGacccttcttacctttccagtcttcttatattacTAACCTCAACATACTCTATATATTGCATGCATGCCAAATCCCCTATTAGCAGGGGGcaggaattgtcatttttatattccaTGTCCCTCATAttgcaaatgcttaataaatgtttgttaaatctGTTGTTAACTGCCAAATAAATTGCTCAGATACTAGTTGTTTTAGAAGATTAGAGGAAAAGTTCACTTCAGGCTGGGATATTCAATCCAAAAGAGTTGGAGTGAAAGCCCGAGAAGTCCTTAGAGATGTGTGCCTGAACTACATAACACCaatcttactttcttctttttggcAAAGTAACCAATGAGCCAAAATTGTGCTTATTCAGTATTTGTGCAACTGGTCCAATTAGGGCACCACTTACTTGAGGACccatcctctcttcctttctccttaggACATGGAAATTTGTGCTGATGAACTCAAGAATGTTCTCAACACAGTGGTGAATAAACGTGAGTGACTTGAATATCTTCACCCAAGGCAAGGGAGGAGCTCTGGCTATTTAGAACAAGCAGTAGGTTGGAAGGAAAGGCTCTCTAAAAGAGCAGATTCGGAGACATCACCATCACTTTTTGTCACTCCCCCTCACCAGATCAAGACTTGAAAATAGATGGATTCACCCTAGAATCCTGCCGAAGCATGATTGCCCTGATGGATGTATCCTTTCATGTTTGCTGCCCCATTCTCCTTCTTCCCACTATGTGGCCCCAGGGACTCAGGGAGTGGCGGGTGGGACCTAGCTTAACAAGTCGTATGCTCTCTCAAACACAAACCCTAAACAGAATTTGGATCTAGTGAAACTGTTAAAGTTATTGCAGTGGTTATCCAGGGAGAACTTCTGGTTACTAGGTTACTAAAGCCTCTAAATGAAGATAATGAGCATCCTTTGAGGCTGCCTTTGTCACAGAGTAGATACCCACTACAATTTCCTTGTAGCCTCTGAAGTGTCAGTTAAGATGAGTATTCTCTGAGAGCAGGAAAGAGAACCAATGAACAAAGAAAAGTGATTGGCTCATTCCCCTTATAATAGAGGTCATTGGAAGGGATGTTCTATGCAGAAATTTCTCTGTAGCCTCACTCCTTTCTCTGCCCTCCCTTGATGGCTGGGGGACTTGGTCATGTGGTCCTGACCACTTTGCTTCAGACGGATGGTTCTGGACGGTTGAACCTGCAGGAATTTCACCACCTCTGGAAGAAGATCAAGAGCTGGCaggtgagaaagataaaatgatataggGGGAAAGGGGGCAGGTTGAAGCGGGTAGTATGCATAAAATGACATGAGGCAATGTTGTGGAATGGGATGGCACAGGAGGAAATGGAACTTTTATCTAATCACACTACTCTTGGTCAAGTACTTTCCCCTCTCATCAAGCTGAGCCACTCTGTATAATTTAGACCAAATCCTAAAAagtctttcctcctcttttcctcgtGAGATCCTCCCTATTCtttaaatttgaacttaaatgTCATGCCTTTCAAGATGGCTTTCCTACTCAATCCTGACAGTTCCTTCTACCCAGTTGGAAAGCAGTAAGCTTCTTAGGACAGGGACTGTTTGACTTTTGACTCTGTATCCCCACTACTTAGTACGATGTCtagtacataataagtgcttaataaatgctttttttttttttttttttcacttaacacAAATCTGTTTTCACTCCCTCCCATTTCCTGCACCATTGGGAGAAGAATTTGGGGAGAAAATTCTAAACACTCTGTAGTAAATATGTATGGTTAATCAAGGCAAATTCTTGTAATTCTCACatcaaaaaaaagtttcattctgTACTCTCAGTCCATCATGTTAGGAGATGGGTAGGATGCTTCATCACAAATGCTCTAGAACCAAGGTTGGTCAAAATAGTTAATTGACTGAGCTGGTATACTTATTAGCGAGCTATGTcctatagatagatacacacacacacacacacacacatcccaataCAGATAGATGCTATATAGTGTACTGAAAAGTTATCAAGACCTTTCCTCACAATACTGTGAATATTagtattttatagggaaaaaaaaaacataagttcTGGTTGTCTTCCCTAAGTTTCCTCAATTAATTAAATGGCAGAACTGAAATAGGAATTGaggttctttgattccaaaaACAGACCTTCCAAAATAGCTCCCTGCTTTCACTCTCCTAGGACTTAGTATGTCcttaataaatctattttttaaataaaggaccTTTCctgttttcaaattttctatCGACAGAAAATCTTCAAACACTATGACACAGACCACTCCGGCACCATCAACAGCTATGAGATGCGCAATGCTGTGAATGATGCAGGTATCTGGCCTCAAAGTGGGGGGGCGAGGGTGTGAGGGTGTGAGAGGAAGTAGAACCTAGAGTGGACCATCTGAGTTGAACCTTTGTAAATGGAAGGAGGAAACagtggagagaggagagactaaaataatacaaaaagatGAATTTTACTGCCTTTCTCAACACTTGTCACCAGGCTTCCACCTCAACAGTCAGCTCTACGATATTATCACTATGCGTTATGCAGACAAGCATATGAACATCAACTTTGACAGCTTCATCTGCTGCTTTGTACGGCTGGAGGGCATGTTCAGTAAGTAGGGAAGCTGTGGCTGGGCCTTTCAGCTACTTTTATAGGCTGAGCTGACAGAAGATGGCGTTCCTTCTTTAATTAGTGGGTAGGAGGAGGGTTGGGCAATTTCCTCAGCCAGTTCTTgaacaagcaagatgatttcttGCTCAGGGTAGAGTTTCTCATAATGTCCAGGGCAGGGAAGGAGAATGACCTTTTTCTGGTCTATTCCCTTACATAGGAGCTTTTCAAGCCTTTGACAAGGATGGAGACGGCATCATTAAACTCAATGTTCTAGAGGTAAGTCCCCTATTCTATTGCAAGATGCAAGTGGGAATCACAAGAGATTGGCTTGGCCCATCTTGACTTCCACACACTTTCACATACATGACACGTGGAGTTCTGTAGAGAAGAAAGCCCTTAAAAGCAAATGACTGATgggattttttttatcttgtgtTTTGGGGATGAGGTGGGAAGTTTGAGGACAAAAGCCCTCAGCTGCCAGTCAGATCAACTTTGAGGCAATGGTTTGGACACCTGTACAGCCCTAGCAGGATGGGAGAAGGCAGGAAAGGACATAGGAAGCAGCAGTAAGCTGTTGCCTACCATCATGGATTGTTTACTTTGGGAAGGTGGGATCTGAGACtgcacattttttcccattttttaccTCATCTTGGTTTCTCCTTTCAGTGGCTGCAGCTTACAATGTATGCCTGAACCAAGCTTTTCTCACCTCAACTAAATTGAACAGAATGAACCATTTGTGATGTCAACCACTGCAGCTAGTCACGTGTAAAAAACAAGCAATAATATCTCTAACAGTTTCTGGATTCCTATGGTGGTTCTCTTCCCAGTCATTCTGTATTCCCAACTAGCCTCAGGATGTTTCAGTTTCATTATTTACTATACCCCACCCTGGGCTTATCACATGCCTTCCCCAGGCTGTTCCCCAACCAGCCCCTAGCCCTCTAGGATAAGGCAGAGGTATAACTTCTCTTCCCCATAAAATCAGTGACATTTCAGACTACTACAATGAAACAAGTCTCTGCCAACTTCATGGAATTACAATTTACCCTGGGGCAAGATTTCAACTGGAGAGGATCAGTCCTGGCAACTAAAAGGCTAACTTGATTCTAGAGCAAGGGTTTGAGTCTTCAAACAAGGTCCCTCTTTAGTCACCATATCTTCAGATCAGAACTGACTTGAGGAGGTGGATCATACTACAATTATTGCTAGGAAAACTATAACCACTTTAAAACCAGATTGGGGGAACAATAGGGAAATACTTCCTGGGGTATTTGTCCAGTATTATCCTTTGCTGgtcacattaaagaaaaagatctttattCACATGCTAGTGGACATTAAGCATGGAGTGCAATCTGGAATCCTTCCCTCTATCCCAGTCCTTGGTTCTGTCTTGGTTTTGcataataaagattttatttgttttagattTATACAGAGGAAAGGTAGACCAGGGCAATTTCTTGTTTGGGTTGTCACAGATGATTGGTTGTGGTCCCAATAAAACTttcaaaactgaataaaaatcaTGTGTCTGTCTATCTAGAGTACACTCTCACTCATTTAATATTCTCGGCGAACAAGCACAACAAGACTGGGTTTCTATATTTAATAGACAAAGCAATCCCAGGGAACAGAATTCCCTAGCCTCACAACAGAAAACTAGTGGGCTCAAGAAGATTTTGTTTTAGAATAAAAGTTGAAAAGACcaactttttaaaatcagtgCCTTTAGAAAAGTGACTATTTAAAAAGCCAAGACGAAGCAGATACTTTCCCAGGGACAGGAGTGTATGTAAAAGAAACTAGTTCAAGTGTCTAGACCATACACCAGAGGCAAAAGGTTTCTATGTTGTTCACCACCTTTTTGAGGTCTCATTCAAATGCACCTGAAGAAAACACTGAAAGGCATACAAGTTGTGTTAAGATCCTAATGTTTAAACTTTCATTGAGGGTGTGACTTTTCTTGTCACTATGGTTTGCTAATAGACCACTTGGCCAGGAACTGTCAGAAATAGTTGATTTAAGAGTCTAAAAGTGAAGCCAATGTACAGAGGCTCAGAATTCTAAGCTTTAGAAGGTACTTCAGAGGACCTTTAAGTCTAATtcatatcctaaagagatttaaAATTCGTGTCCACCTCCAATCAAGTTTGTAAGGCTGCATTTTGATGACTTGTGTGTCCTCACctctccactctctctttaaaggAAGAAGTAGGATACCAAGAAATGGAAATTACGGGGATAAAGATCTCAACAAGTAAAAATCTGCACAGAGCTATTTAAAAACAGAATGGGCCATCTTAAGGAGTAGTCTTTCTCAGAAGTGCTTCAGTGGaggctgaatgaccacttgttAGGTAtattgtagatcaaatttttttatttacattgaaGTTGAATTACATGACCTTTGAGCCCCAttctgaaaggactgaacaacaacaaagctcCCTTCTGGTATGAGACTATTAAAAAAAGTCTAAGTTAGCTACAAACAGGCGACAATTAAGTTGACAGAGTCAATTATTAAAagcatttaagttttattttcctctcaatATTTGCTTTACTTCTTCCTTTACAAAGTTTCATGGAGTTCACAGCTTTGTACCATAAAATGAAAGGGGGCCAGGATATTTGTTTACTAAATACTTCAGAACAGTCTCagccattttcattcttttaaattcacATCCCATGTTAAAGACTGTTCTAAAACCAAAAACAGTGAAATAGCTCTGGTATATAACTAAgaagaagggagtggggggaagaaaaaaaagcttttttccaACATCATTGTTAACTAGGA
Proteins encoded:
- the CAPN3 gene encoding calpain-3 isoform X6 — protein: MHGNKQHLQKDFFLYNASKARSKTYINMREVSERFRLPPSEYVIVPSTYDPHQEGEFILRVFSEKRNLSEDVENTIAVDHPVKKKKHKPIIFVSDRANSNKELGMDHESKEGQDKTNSDKPEKPTQPTSGNTDRESEEQVQFKNIFRQIAGDDMEICADELKNVLNTVVNKHQDLKIDGFTLESCRSMIALMDTDGSGRLNLQEFHHLWKKIKSWQKIFKHYDTDHSGTINSYEMRNAVNDAGFHLNSQLYDIITMRYADKHMNINFDSFICCFVRLEGMFRAFQAFDKDGDGIIKLNVLEWLQLTMYA